The following are encoded in a window of Salinibacter grassmerensis genomic DNA:
- a CDS encoding TonB-dependent receptor: protein MRSFASLVLASPLQKLLVGLAAVCGACVMLGPTPSAAQSTATVQGQVIDAETGNPLVGANVQVLGTQRGTSADTDGQYSVRVAPGDLRLRASFVGYSAGTEQLRVEAGETYTLNFELAPGSTLDDVVVVGSRGESRSALQSAVPVDALPVDELTAQSPQTNLNRLLTYSAPSFQANRQSAADATEFIDPASLRGLPPDQVLVLVNGKRRHKSSLINTLQTAGNGAAGTDLNAIPTAAVEQIEVLRNGAAAQYGSDAIAGVLNVQLKEDTDRLTANVTSGIHQEGDGELLKVEANYGFGLGEDGFVNVTGTYRNRARTNRSDGNQLVLFDQSRYLSGGYEAGVFAYPLTGNPEQARQNDQAILDQLGMERKDFNFRVGQSAIEQGAVFLNSEVGLNDDATFYAFGGLSYKNGVGAPFRRLPYETANMPYRPDAANPAFEFGFQPEMNSDVIDQSLTLGVKGTIAGWTWDLANSFGRNSLDYQMDNTANASLLQATPSSIYAGKHAFSQNTSTLDVSRFFDDALAGVNVAFGGAYRVDHYQIFAGEEASYRNYGRTQMIDNSGPEPQLVTRDTLGKAGGAQGFVGFRPENEVDRTRSNVAAYLDTEVNLTDELLVTAAGRFEEYSDFGNTLTGKLAARWSLFEEQLNLRGSVSNGFRAPSLHQLYFNQVRTDFNDAGRLVNVGTFSNDSEVARVLGVPRLDEERSRSASVGFTASPTENFDLTVDGYRIRVDDRIVLTGEFSSGVEGLLDEAGASSAQFFANAVDTETIGLDVVATYRLQTAYGTVDLSAAGNYNRTEADDELNIPSTLRNTFDGTAEELRNTFFSPKERALLETSSPRTKLNLSADYSVGPVSLFLRTVRFGEVTRNEFPFGSEQVHSPQWVTDATVSYQMMDAATVSVGANNLFDNYPDEQVPENSYYGVFDYAPVQQGFNGAFYFARLNVQL, encoded by the coding sequence ATGCGCTCTTTCGCATCGCTGGTTCTCGCCTCTCCTCTACAAAAACTCCTCGTCGGATTGGCCGCCGTGTGTGGGGCCTGCGTGATGCTGGGGCCCACCCCTAGTGCAGCGCAGTCCACGGCCACTGTTCAAGGCCAGGTGATCGACGCTGAGACGGGCAATCCGCTTGTTGGGGCCAATGTGCAGGTCTTGGGCACGCAACGCGGCACCAGTGCCGACACCGACGGGCAGTACAGCGTCCGAGTTGCGCCGGGAGACCTCCGCCTGCGGGCCAGCTTCGTCGGCTACTCGGCGGGAACCGAGCAGTTGCGTGTGGAGGCAGGTGAGACGTACACGCTCAACTTTGAGCTGGCGCCCGGGTCGACGCTCGACGACGTGGTGGTCGTCGGCAGCCGGGGCGAGAGCCGGTCGGCCCTCCAGTCGGCCGTCCCGGTCGATGCGCTCCCGGTGGATGAACTGACGGCCCAGTCGCCGCAGACGAATCTCAACCGGCTGCTTACCTACTCGGCGCCCTCCTTTCAGGCCAATCGACAGTCGGCGGCCGACGCCACCGAGTTTATTGACCCGGCCTCGTTGCGTGGCCTTCCGCCCGATCAGGTGCTCGTGCTCGTCAATGGCAAGCGACGCCACAAAAGCTCGCTCATCAACACCCTGCAGACCGCGGGCAACGGTGCGGCGGGCACTGACCTGAACGCTATCCCCACGGCTGCCGTCGAGCAGATTGAGGTGCTCCGCAACGGGGCTGCCGCCCAGTACGGCTCTGACGCGATCGCCGGCGTCCTTAACGTGCAGCTGAAAGAGGACACCGACCGGCTGACGGCAAACGTAACGAGTGGAATTCACCAGGAGGGCGACGGAGAACTCTTGAAGGTAGAGGCCAACTACGGCTTTGGCCTGGGCGAGGACGGCTTCGTGAACGTCACAGGCACGTACCGAAACCGAGCCCGAACCAACCGGTCTGACGGGAATCAACTCGTGCTCTTTGACCAGTCGCGCTACCTGAGCGGCGGCTACGAGGCCGGCGTTTTTGCCTACCCGCTCACCGGGAACCCCGAGCAGGCGCGCCAGAACGACCAGGCTATCCTGGATCAGCTCGGAATGGAGCGCAAGGACTTCAACTTCCGGGTGGGCCAGTCGGCCATTGAGCAGGGAGCCGTCTTCCTGAACTCGGAGGTCGGGCTCAACGACGACGCCACGTTCTATGCGTTCGGCGGCCTCTCTTACAAGAACGGGGTGGGGGCGCCCTTTCGTCGTCTGCCCTACGAAACGGCCAATATGCCGTACCGCCCCGATGCGGCTAACCCCGCATTTGAGTTTGGCTTCCAGCCGGAAATGAACTCCGACGTGATCGACCAGTCGCTCACCTTAGGCGTGAAGGGCACGATTGCGGGATGGACCTGGGACCTGGCCAACAGCTTTGGCCGCAACAGCCTGGACTACCAGATGGACAATACGGCCAACGCGTCGTTGCTTCAGGCCACCCCCAGCAGCATCTACGCGGGCAAGCACGCCTTTAGCCAGAACACGTCCACGCTCGACGTGTCGCGCTTCTTCGACGACGCGCTGGCAGGCGTCAACGTGGCCTTTGGTGGGGCCTACCGCGTCGACCACTACCAAATCTTTGCGGGGGAGGAGGCGTCCTACCGCAACTACGGTCGGACACAGATGATCGACAACAGTGGCCCGGAGCCGCAGTTGGTGACGCGTGACACGCTCGGGAAGGCAGGGGGCGCGCAGGGTTTCGTTGGGTTTCGGCCCGAGAATGAGGTCGACCGCACCCGTAGCAATGTCGCCGCCTACCTAGACACAGAGGTGAACCTGACGGACGAGCTTCTCGTGACGGCCGCCGGGCGCTTCGAAGAGTACAGCGACTTCGGCAACACCCTTACCGGCAAGCTGGCGGCCCGCTGGAGCCTGTTTGAGGAGCAGCTTAACCTGCGCGGCTCGGTAAGCAACGGTTTCCGTGCGCCCTCGCTCCACCAGCTCTACTTCAACCAAGTGCGCACCGACTTCAACGACGCGGGGCGCCTCGTAAACGTCGGCACCTTTAGCAACGACAGTGAGGTGGCGCGCGTCCTCGGCGTGCCGCGGCTTGATGAAGAGCGCTCCCGCAGCGCGAGTGTCGGGTTCACGGCCAGCCCTACCGAGAACTTCGATCTCACGGTGGATGGCTACCGCATCCGTGTGGACGACCGGATCGTACTGACGGGAGAGTTTTCCAGTGGCGTAGAGGGCCTGCTGGACGAGGCGGGAGCGTCGAGTGCACAGTTTTTCGCCAACGCGGTGGACACCGAGACGATCGGCCTTGACGTGGTGGCGACCTACCGGCTGCAAACGGCCTACGGCACGGTCGACCTCTCGGCAGCGGGGAACTACAACCGCACGGAGGCCGACGACGAGCTCAACATCCCGTCGACACTCCGCAACACCTTTGACGGCACGGCGGAAGAGCTCCGCAACACCTTCTTCAGCCCCAAAGAACGGGCACTCTTGGAAACGAGCAGCCCGCGGACGAAGCTGAATCTGTCGGCGGACTACAGCGTCGGGCCGGTGTCGCTCTTCCTGCGGACTGTGCGCTTCGGCGAAGTGACGCGCAACGAGTTCCCGTTCGGGAGCGAGCAGGTGCACAGCCCGCAGTGGGTGACGGACGCGACGGTGTCCTACCAGATGATGGACGCCGCGACGGTCAGCGTCGGTGCCAACAACCTGTTCGATAACTACCCCGACGAGCAAGTCCCCGAAAACTCGTACTACGGAGTCTTTGACTACGCGCCGGTGCAACAAGGTTTCAATGGGGCCTTCTACTTCGCTCGCCTCAACGTCCAGCTGTAA
- a CDS encoding APC family permease, which yields MTTPDRSPVKVGLLTAASLVVANMVGTGIFTSVGFQVEYLDSPFALLMLWAVGGIISLCGALTYGELGAALPRSGGEYHLISELYHPSLGFIAGWISSTLGFAGPTALAAIAFGDYTTAVFPSLSSTHLAAGIVLLCSAIHATSITWGSWFQNVFTALKVLLILVFVGAAVQADPTHSITVAPDGNGLNELVSSGFAVSLVFVSYAYAGWNAAIYIVGEIRDPQRNLPLSLVLGTALVTVLYVLLNFVFLYTVPAQEMAGEVEVGFLAGSVIFGTAGGEVMSLFIALLLVSTVSALVYLGPRVTQAMGEDAPALRWLAVTNDRGIPVNSILFQLGLALLFIYTSTFDQVLVYAGFTLILSTMVTVAGVFVLRWRRPEIDRPYKTWGYPVTPLLFLAANAWILVYVFLDRPTESLIGLSIVAVGAALYFASQWGAPDEAPASEPRP from the coding sequence ATGACCACTCCCGACCGTTCGCCCGTCAAAGTGGGCCTACTGACCGCCGCCTCGCTCGTGGTGGCCAACATGGTAGGCACCGGCATTTTCACCAGCGTTGGGTTTCAGGTGGAGTACCTGGACTCCCCCTTTGCGCTCCTCATGCTCTGGGCGGTAGGCGGCATCATCTCGCTCTGTGGTGCACTCACCTACGGAGAATTGGGCGCCGCCCTCCCCCGCTCCGGGGGCGAGTACCATCTCATCTCGGAGTTGTACCATCCCTCGCTCGGTTTCATCGCGGGATGGATATCGTCCACCCTCGGGTTTGCGGGGCCCACCGCGCTCGCCGCCATTGCCTTCGGGGACTACACCACCGCCGTCTTCCCGAGCCTGTCGTCCACCCACCTGGCGGCGGGCATCGTGCTCCTCTGCTCGGCCATCCACGCCACCAGCATTACATGGGGCAGCTGGTTCCAGAATGTGTTTACGGCCCTGAAAGTGCTGCTCATCCTCGTCTTCGTGGGCGCCGCCGTCCAGGCCGACCCCACGCACAGCATCACGGTTGCCCCCGACGGAAACGGCCTGAACGAACTCGTGAGCTCCGGCTTCGCCGTGTCGCTGGTGTTCGTGTCGTACGCCTACGCCGGGTGGAACGCTGCCATCTACATCGTCGGGGAAATCCGGGATCCCCAGCGCAACCTGCCGCTCTCGCTGGTGCTGGGCACCGCGCTGGTAACCGTTCTGTACGTGCTGCTCAATTTTGTCTTCCTCTACACGGTGCCCGCGCAGGAGATGGCCGGGGAGGTGGAGGTGGGCTTTCTCGCCGGCTCCGTCATCTTCGGGACTGCAGGGGGGGAGGTGATGTCGCTGTTTATCGCCCTGCTTCTGGTCTCCACCGTGAGCGCCCTCGTCTACCTGGGGCCGCGCGTCACCCAGGCCATGGGCGAGGACGCCCCCGCGCTCCGCTGGCTCGCGGTCACCAACGACCGGGGGATTCCCGTCAATTCCATTCTGTTCCAGCTGGGCCTCGCCCTCCTCTTCATCTACACGTCCACCTTCGACCAGGTGCTCGTGTACGCCGGCTTTACGCTCATCCTGTCGACGATGGTGACGGTTGCCGGGGTGTTCGTCCTCCGCTGGCGCCGGCCCGAGATTGATCGCCCGTACAAGACGTGGGGCTACCCGGTGACGCCGCTCCTCTTCCTGGCGGCGAACGCCTGGATCCTCGTGTACGTGTTTCTCGACCGCCCCACCGAGTCGCTGATCGGACTCAGCATCGTGGCCGTAGGAGCGGCCCTCTATTTCGCCAGTCAGTGGGGCGCCCCGGACGAGGCCCCAGCCTCCGAACCTCGCCCGTAG
- a CDS encoding short chain dehydrogenase, with the protein MDVLVVGGTGMIGSAVVDTLLPRHDVTVVGHTSGELQVDLADPESIDRLYDAVGPQDAVLSCAGEAVFGELTELTNDDFSLSLSNKLMGQVNLVRHGLDAVRDGGVFTLTSGVLSQEPMPGSAAISLVNAGVEGFVRAAALEVPRDIRVNVVSPPWVSETLDEMGEDPSDGLPAATVAEAYRTSLEGDMTGETLDARDRAW; encoded by the coding sequence ATGGATGTTCTTGTTGTCGGCGGGACCGGAATGATCGGCAGCGCCGTCGTTGACACGCTCTTGCCCCGACATGACGTGACGGTGGTGGGACACACGAGCGGCGAGCTGCAGGTGGATCTGGCCGATCCCGAGTCGATTGATCGGCTCTACGACGCTGTGGGCCCGCAGGACGCCGTCCTGTCGTGTGCGGGCGAGGCGGTCTTCGGCGAGCTCACCGAGCTGACGAACGACGACTTCTCCCTCAGCCTGTCGAACAAGCTCATGGGGCAGGTAAACCTCGTCCGGCACGGGCTCGATGCAGTTCGGGATGGGGGCGTGTTCACGCTCACGAGCGGCGTACTCAGCCAGGAGCCGATGCCAGGCAGTGCGGCCATCAGCCTCGTCAACGCCGGCGTCGAGGGTTTTGTGCGGGCGGCCGCCCTGGAGGTGCCGCGCGACATTCGGGTCAACGTGGTGAGTCCGCCCTGGGTGTCGGAGACGCTGGACGAGATGGGCGAAGATCCCAGCGACGGCCTGCCGGCGGCGACCGTGGCGGAGGCGTACCGGACGAGTCTGGAGGGGGACATGACGGGCGAGACCCTCGATGCCCGTGACAGGGCGTGGTGA
- a CDS encoding alpha-amylase family glycosyl hydrolase yields MLRRLVLLVLASALTIGFFGCGGPSDESAPSSIDGVGEPAWVQDATVYEVFVPDASTEGTFQGLTERLDEIQEMGVNTLWLMPIHPIGKERRKSDIGALGSPYSIRDYYDVNPDYGTKADFRALVDSAHARDMHIIIDLVANHTAWDHPWVEEHPDMYSDGPIDGFTVPVLNGDTTDWTDVVELNFENPRTRQEMIDVMQYWVREFGVDGYRADVAHAVPLDFWENAIDSVEAHKEVLMLAEAAEPEMHEVGFDQTYAWPFYGALKRVWEEGAPVRTLATQVDTTRASLPGAARRLRFTTNHDETMWDAPPPALFDGLEGSKAAFVLTASMPGAPLVYNGQELGVTDSVSFFARTPYDWSQSPDVRRFYQEYLALYGDSPALRTGTLTMHTPDAEDVLVYERATDADSLLFAVNVRDASHEVSLPDGYADASLTDALTGASVEGATMTLGAYDYRVLRRATAE; encoded by the coding sequence ATGCTCCGTCGTCTCGTTCTGCTTGTGCTCGCGTCCGCACTCACGATCGGTTTCTTCGGGTGTGGGGGCCCGTCCGACGAGTCCGCGCCCAGCTCCATTGACGGGGTGGGCGAGCCGGCCTGGGTGCAGGACGCCACCGTCTACGAGGTGTTTGTCCCCGACGCCTCCACGGAGGGCACCTTCCAGGGGCTTACCGAACGGCTCGACGAGATTCAAGAGATGGGCGTCAATACGCTCTGGCTCATGCCCATTCATCCGATTGGTAAAGAGCGGCGCAAGAGCGACATCGGGGCGCTCGGGTCCCCGTACTCGATTCGCGACTACTACGACGTGAATCCGGACTACGGGACGAAAGCAGACTTCCGGGCGCTCGTAGATTCGGCACACGCCCGAGACATGCACATCATCATCGACCTCGTAGCCAACCACACCGCCTGGGACCATCCGTGGGTGGAAGAACACCCGGACATGTACAGCGACGGGCCCATTGACGGTTTTACGGTGCCGGTCCTGAACGGCGACACCACAGACTGGACGGACGTGGTGGAACTCAACTTTGAAAATCCGCGGACGCGACAGGAGATGATCGATGTCATGCAGTACTGGGTCCGCGAGTTCGGTGTTGACGGCTACCGGGCCGACGTGGCCCACGCGGTGCCGCTCGACTTCTGGGAGAACGCGATTGACTCGGTGGAGGCCCACAAGGAGGTGCTGATGCTGGCCGAGGCGGCGGAGCCGGAGATGCATGAGGTAGGCTTCGACCAGACGTACGCCTGGCCGTTCTACGGCGCGCTGAAGCGGGTGTGGGAGGAGGGCGCCCCCGTCCGCACCCTTGCCACGCAGGTCGACACGACACGCGCCAGCCTGCCAGGGGCGGCCCGGCGGCTGCGCTTCACCACGAACCACGACGAGACGATGTGGGATGCTCCCCCGCCCGCCCTCTTTGACGGACTGGAAGGCTCGAAGGCCGCGTTCGTGCTGACGGCGAGCATGCCCGGGGCGCCGCTGGTCTACAACGGCCAGGAACTGGGCGTGACTGATTCGGTCTCGTTCTTTGCCCGCACGCCGTACGACTGGTCGCAGTCCCCCGACGTCCGACGCTTTTACCAAGAGTACCTTGCGCTGTACGGCGACAGCCCGGCCCTACGAACCGGGACGCTGACGATGCACACCCCAGACGCCGAGGACGTGCTGGTGTACGAGCGGGCCACAGACGCGGACAGCCTGCTCTTTGCGGTGAACGTCCGCGACGCTTCACACGAAGTGTCTCTGCCGGACGGCTACGCCGACGCCTCCCTCACCGATGCCCTGACGGGGGCGTCCGTCGAAGGCGCGACGATGACCCTAGGGGCCTACGACTACCGCGTTCTCCGGCGGGCGACTGCGGAATGA
- a CDS encoding MFS transporter, translating into MAPDDDAEGSSRFPSASSDSSPLADLDIWLLFAVTLVGVGNVSGVSPAFPQVVEVLDISRVQVGWVVTAYSLPGLLSAPLAGIGADRLGRKRVLVPTLFVFGIAGGACALARSFPVLLGLRAVQGFAAAPLVGLAITIIGDRYEGATRAAVVGYNATALNVGTAAFPAVGGMLAAIAWYVPFALPLLALPVGTAVAWKLEAPAVDGRSSAEGFRGYLRTVGERLRDRRVFGLLAVNLGIFVLIFGAFLTYVPELVETRFGASSVVSGVVLAAASVSSALVATQIGRLATWIAPRRLIQGSIVIDGVALVLMPLVPGVWGVGMASLFYGVAQGLNQPALQTRLTELSSEASRGVILSLNGTILRLGQAGGPLLMGLALALGGIEAVFYAAGGVAFVVGIAALWLLGAE; encoded by the coding sequence ATGGCACCCGACGATGACGCCGAGGGCTCCTCTCGTTTCCCGAGTGCGTCGTCGGACTCTTCGCCCCTCGCCGACCTCGACATCTGGCTGCTCTTTGCCGTCACGCTAGTCGGTGTCGGCAACGTGTCCGGGGTGTCTCCTGCCTTCCCCCAGGTGGTCGAAGTGCTCGACATTTCTCGCGTCCAGGTGGGCTGGGTCGTGACGGCCTATTCGCTTCCGGGCCTTCTGAGTGCGCCCCTTGCGGGCATCGGCGCTGATCGCCTGGGGCGAAAGCGGGTGCTGGTGCCCACGCTGTTTGTGTTCGGAATTGCCGGCGGGGCATGCGCCCTGGCCCGTTCGTTTCCCGTGCTTCTCGGCCTGCGGGCCGTGCAGGGGTTCGCCGCGGCCCCGTTGGTCGGGCTTGCCATTACCATCATCGGCGACCGGTACGAAGGCGCGACGCGGGCCGCGGTGGTCGGCTACAACGCCACGGCCCTCAACGTGGGGACGGCGGCCTTTCCGGCCGTGGGGGGAATGCTGGCGGCCATTGCGTGGTACGTGCCGTTCGCCCTTCCGCTTCTCGCCCTTCCCGTGGGAACGGCGGTGGCGTGGAAGCTGGAGGCCCCGGCGGTCGACGGGCGGTCGAGTGCGGAGGGCTTTCGGGGCTACCTGCGGACGGTGGGGGAGCGCCTGCGGGATCGCCGCGTCTTCGGCCTGCTTGCCGTGAACCTCGGCATCTTCGTCCTCATCTTCGGCGCCTTCCTCACCTACGTGCCGGAGCTTGTTGAGACCCGCTTCGGCGCCTCGTCCGTCGTGTCGGGGGTCGTGCTGGCCGCGGCGTCGGTGTCGAGTGCTCTGGTGGCGACCCAGATCGGGCGTCTGGCAACCTGGATCGCGCCCCGACGCCTCATCCAGGGATCGATCGTAATCGATGGGGTGGCGCTCGTCCTGATGCCCCTCGTGCCGGGCGTGTGGGGGGTCGGGATGGCCTCGCTGTTTTACGGCGTGGCGCAGGGCCTGAACCAGCCGGCCCTGCAGACGCGCCTCACCGAGCTGTCGTCGGAGGCGTCCCGCGGCGTGATTCTGTCCCTCAATGGCACAATCCTGCGCCTCGGGCAGGCCGGGGGACCGCTTCTGATGGGCCTCGCGCTCGCCCTTGGTGGCATCGAGGCGGTCTTCTACGCGGCCGGGGGCGTGGCCTTCGTGGTGGGAATCGCGGCGCTGTGGCTCCTAGGCGCGGAGTGA
- a CDS encoding alcohol dehydrogenase → MQAARVPSAGADFEIVDLPVPDPDDHEVRIRVEACGICHSDAFVKEGTFPGLEYPRVPGHEVAGVVDAVGADVTQWSEGDRVGVGWHGGHCFTCDACREGDFVNCENGLVTGIHYDGGYAEYMTAPAEAVAKMPGDLAAEDAAPLLCAGITTFNALRNHDLQPGDLVAVQGIGGLGHLGVQYAAAMGLEVVALSTSADKEELAHDLGASHFVDVSSTDPAEALQGRGGADLILATAPNVDAITSVVGGLGRDGDLVIVAATGEAVEVAPMALIQGRKSISGWPSGDAQDSEQTLAFSAQAGALPEIETFSLGEAGAAYDRMINNEARFRAVLTMDH, encoded by the coding sequence ATGCAAGCCGCCCGGGTTCCCAGTGCGGGCGCCGATTTCGAAATCGTTGACCTCCCTGTGCCCGATCCTGACGACCACGAGGTGCGTATTCGGGTGGAGGCGTGTGGCATCTGTCACAGCGACGCGTTCGTGAAGGAAGGCACGTTTCCCGGCCTTGAGTACCCTCGCGTGCCCGGCCACGAGGTCGCCGGGGTGGTCGACGCCGTGGGGGCGGACGTCACCCAGTGGTCGGAGGGCGACCGCGTGGGGGTCGGCTGGCACGGCGGCCACTGCTTCACCTGTGACGCCTGCCGTGAGGGCGACTTCGTCAACTGCGAAAATGGCCTCGTCACCGGCATCCATTACGACGGCGGCTACGCCGAGTACATGACTGCTCCCGCCGAGGCCGTGGCGAAGATGCCAGGGGACCTGGCCGCCGAGGACGCCGCGCCCCTGCTCTGCGCCGGCATCACCACCTTCAACGCACTCCGCAACCACGACCTCCAGCCGGGCGATCTTGTCGCCGTACAGGGCATCGGTGGACTGGGCCACCTAGGCGTGCAGTACGCCGCGGCGATGGGGCTAGAGGTGGTCGCCCTCTCCACGAGTGCCGACAAGGAGGAGCTGGCCCACGACCTCGGGGCCTCCCACTTTGTGGACGTGTCGAGCACCGATCCGGCCGAGGCACTCCAGGGTCGGGGCGGGGCCGATCTCATCCTGGCCACCGCGCCGAACGTGGACGCCATCACGTCGGTTGTCGGCGGGCTCGGCCGCGACGGGGACCTCGTGATCGTGGCCGCGACGGGAGAAGCGGTGGAGGTAGCGCCGATGGCGCTCATTCAGGGCCGCAAGTCGATCTCCGGCTGGCCCAGCGGCGACGCACAGGACTCGGAGCAGACACTCGCGTTCAGCGCGCAGGCCGGGGCGCTGCCCGAGATCGAGACCTTCTCCCTGGGGGAGGCCGGCGCTGCCTACGACCGCATGATCAACAATGAGGCCCGCTTCCGCGCGGTCCTCACGATGGACCACTAG
- a CDS encoding DUF2207 domain-containing protein — MSDSVLRILVFALLLAAGPAAAQEQQYALSKTDITVHVRPDGGYEVEESITYDFQKGSFSRAYRSVVREDAGALRAVEVTSPETSVDSIRVRETEGVRQVWWSFPDRSAPARFDVQYVLEKALYERGDRNVVQLDVMADGAVVPTRNVEVEVILPTAFDLQRDDVTFSPDAGTVRREAGRIVASVHRDLVGEGEDLSVEMSFPEQVAGEYLPTATDLLFGLFLVVVGGAAGGVASWRWRGPRPEATARRPPADLDRPTAVALLGNRDGQAFLATLFDLARRGHVTLRHDQEDKLVGATDVVRLETHPTPDDLSDFERRFVDELGEYETLDDFWSDTRSFRRDVLRDVRDALFERGWMENHTTRSGLLLGGALVALLGGFAAVITGGSALRLYLLSAGMGVGLGGVIAAVRRYTWTEDGARRAAALRGYLDYEKSNIERLRDTSPAQAAERLVDVLPWLLLHDEVSRAWIEKTKEALDAADEVPELPDGFVSLVGPEETASAPATAFLPVVTVMGAVESSSAGAAGAAGAGGAAGGGGAGAAGAA; from the coding sequence ATGTCCGACTCCGTTCTTCGCATTTTGGTTTTCGCATTGCTTCTTGCCGCCGGTCCCGCCGCGGCTCAAGAACAGCAGTACGCATTGTCGAAGACGGACATCACTGTCCATGTGCGGCCCGATGGCGGCTACGAGGTTGAGGAGTCGATCACGTACGACTTTCAAAAGGGATCTTTTTCGCGGGCGTACCGATCGGTGGTGCGGGAAGATGCGGGTGCCCTGCGGGCCGTGGAGGTGACCAGTCCGGAGACGTCCGTCGACTCGATCCGGGTGAGGGAGACAGAGGGTGTGCGTCAGGTCTGGTGGTCGTTCCCGGACCGCTCTGCGCCGGCCCGGTTCGATGTTCAGTACGTCCTGGAGAAGGCGCTCTACGAACGCGGTGACCGCAACGTAGTCCAGCTTGACGTGATGGCCGACGGGGCCGTCGTGCCCACCCGAAACGTAGAGGTAGAGGTGATTCTGCCGACGGCCTTCGACCTGCAGCGAGACGACGTCACGTTCAGCCCGGACGCAGGAACGGTGCGACGAGAGGCCGGCCGGATTGTGGCGTCGGTCCACCGAGACCTTGTAGGGGAAGGAGAAGACTTATCGGTCGAGATGTCGTTTCCCGAGCAGGTGGCCGGCGAGTATCTGCCGACGGCCACAGATCTGCTCTTCGGGCTGTTTCTCGTGGTCGTGGGCGGTGCCGCAGGAGGCGTAGCTTCGTGGCGCTGGCGCGGCCCGCGTCCGGAGGCAACGGCCCGCCGCCCGCCCGCTGACCTCGACCGGCCGACGGCCGTGGCGCTACTCGGGAATCGGGACGGACAGGCATTCCTCGCAACGCTGTTCGATCTTGCTCGGCGCGGTCACGTCACCCTCCGCCACGACCAGGAGGATAAGCTCGTCGGGGCCACTGACGTGGTCCGTCTGGAGACGCACCCCACCCCGGACGACCTCTCGGACTTCGAGCGTCGCTTCGTGGACGAGCTCGGGGAATACGAGACCCTCGACGACTTCTGGTCGGACACCAGATCATTCCGCCGCGACGTCCTGCGTGACGTTCGGGACGCGCTGTTCGAGCGTGGATGGATGGAGAATCATACCACGCGTTCCGGGCTGCTTTTGGGTGGGGCCCTCGTGGCGCTTCTCGGCGGGTTCGCCGCCGTCATTACGGGTGGCAGCGCCCTCCGCCTCTACCTCCTCTCCGCAGGAATGGGCGTAGGACTAGGGGGGGTCATCGCTGCGGTGCGCCGTTACACCTGGACCGAAGACGGCGCGCGCCGGGCCGCGGCCCTCCGCGGATACCTCGACTACGAGAAGTCCAACATTGAGCGGCTTCGGGATACAAGCCCGGCGCAAGCCGCCGAACGGCTCGTGGACGTGCTCCCGTGGCTACTCCTTCACGACGAGGTATCGAGGGCCTGGATTGAGAAGACAAAAGAGGCGCTCGATGCGGCGGATGAGGTGCCGGAACTCCCGGATGGGTTCGTCAGCCTCGTGGGTCCGGAGGAGACGGCGAGCGCTCCTGCCACGGCCTTCTTGCCGGTCGTGACGGTGATGGGGGCGGTCGAGTCGTCGTCGGCCGGGGCGGCTGGGGCCGCCGGGGCCGGGGGAGCAGCGGGGGGCGGTGGGGCCGGTGCCGCGGGCGCTGCGTGA
- a CDS encoding TetR/AcrR family transcriptional regulator codes for MSETRHQILKEAEKQLIEGGYSRLNFGDIAETLNVTRQTVYHHFGDKHDLAEAALNHYRREDMRFLHEHARRHAKNFPALFRTVLRGLRSDLSDHNFRGFCACVEVGTQAEVSPSDLREDADAHQRETLSLYAELIRNSQEAGTIRSDLEAERLAREALALQMGIGQMMRIIETERPVDSSARGLAEQWLARIEGPDASSESSETDA; via the coding sequence ATGAGTGAAACACGACACCAAATTTTGAAGGAGGCTGAGAAACAGCTAATCGAGGGAGGGTACTCGAGGCTCAATTTCGGCGACATCGCCGAGACGCTCAACGTGACACGCCAGACGGTCTACCACCACTTTGGAGATAAACACGATCTGGCAGAGGCTGCACTCAACCACTACCGGCGTGAGGACATGCGCTTTCTACATGAGCACGCCCGGCGGCACGCCAAAAATTTCCCGGCGCTATTCCGCACGGTCCTGCGAGGACTCCGGAGTGACCTCTCCGACCACAACTTCCGCGGGTTCTGTGCCTGCGTCGAGGTTGGCACGCAAGCCGAGGTGTCCCCAAGCGACCTCCGCGAGGACGCGGATGCTCACCAGCGGGAGACGCTGAGTCTGTACGCCGAACTGATTCGCAATTCCCAGGAGGCCGGAACCATTCGCTCCGATTTGGAGGCCGAGCGTCTGGCCCGTGAGGCGCTGGCCCTTCAGATGGGAATTGGGCAAATGATGCGCATCATTGAGACCGAACGCCCGGTAGATTCTTCCGCCCGCGGCCTGGCCGAGCAATGGTTGGCCCGGATTGAAGGCCCTGACGCTTCGTCCGAATCCTCGGAAACCGATGCGTAG